Proteins encoded by one window of Aulosira sp. FACHB-615:
- a CDS encoding DUF1499 domain-containing protein produces the protein MMRWLTAVTQRNLLNMAVVIFIALASSFTLPTPVWAASSLGIDHGHLTACPSSPNCVVSQGADAKHAIEPIAYHVDRDTARATLLKVLTVVPRTEVIEQTDNYIHALSKSRIFKFIDDVEFYFPENESVIHIRSASRVGQSDLGVNRTRVEQIRLALRDLKI, from the coding sequence ATGATGCGTTGGCTCACAGCAGTTACACAACGAAATCTGTTGAATATGGCTGTTGTCATATTTATCGCCCTAGCTAGTAGTTTCACTCTACCTACTCCTGTTTGGGCTGCTTCTAGCTTGGGAATTGATCATGGTCATCTAACCGCTTGTCCGAGTTCGCCAAACTGTGTTGTAAGTCAAGGTGCGGATGCAAAACACGCCATTGAACCGATCGCTTATCATGTAGACCGGGATACAGCACGCGCAACCTTACTCAAGGTTCTCACCGTTGTTCCTCGAACAGAGGTGATAGAACAAACAGATAATTACATTCACGCTCTTTCTAAGAGTCGCATCTTCAAATTTATTGATGATGTGGAGTTTTATTTTCCTGAAAATGAATCAGTGATTCATATCCGTTCTGCGTCTCGTGTCGGACAATCGGATCTTGGTGTCAACCGCACACGTGTAGAGCAAATTCGTCTGGCTTTGCGCGATTTAAAGATTTAA
- the aroF gene encoding 3-deoxy-7-phosphoheptulonate synthase, protein MIVVMKIGSPEAEINRIDEELTSWGLTPEKIIGKHKVVIGLVGDTADLDPLQIQEISPWIEQVLRVEQPYKRASRQFRHGEASEVVVNTPDGAVVFGEQYPLVVVAGPCSVENEEMIVETAQRVKAAGAKFLRGGAYKPRTSPYAFQGHGESALDLLAKAREVSGLGIITEVMDAAELDKIAEIADVVQVGARNMQNFSLLKKVGAQPKPVLLKRGMSSTIEEWLMAAEYILAAGNPNVILCERGIRTFDRQYTRNTLDLSVVPVLRKLTHLPIMIDPSHGVGWAEFVPAMAMAAIASGTDSLMIEVHPNPKKALSDGPQSLTPERFDQLMQELAVVGKAVGRWPQPATALA, encoded by the coding sequence ATGATCGTAGTCATGAAGATTGGTTCCCCAGAGGCGGAAATCAACCGCATTGACGAGGAACTAACTAGCTGGGGACTAACACCAGAAAAAATTATAGGTAAACACAAAGTCGTAATTGGTTTAGTCGGTGATACTGCTGATTTAGATCCCCTACAAATTCAAGAAATTAGCCCGTGGATTGAGCAAGTTTTAAGAGTAGAACAGCCTTATAAACGGGCTAGTCGTCAATTTCGTCATGGCGAAGCTTCAGAAGTGGTGGTGAATACTCCTGATGGTGCAGTTGTCTTTGGCGAACAATATCCGTTAGTGGTGGTGGCTGGCCCTTGCTCGGTAGAAAACGAAGAAATGATTGTGGAAACAGCACAGCGAGTTAAAGCCGCAGGTGCTAAGTTTTTACGCGGCGGTGCATACAAACCCCGGACTTCGCCTTATGCTTTTCAAGGACATGGTGAAAGTGCTTTGGATTTACTGGCCAAGGCGCGAGAAGTTAGCGGGTTGGGTATAATCACTGAAGTGATGGACGCTGCTGAACTTGATAAAATTGCGGAAATTGCTGATGTTGTCCAGGTAGGGGCGAGAAATATGCAGAACTTCTCGCTGCTGAAAAAAGTCGGCGCACAACCCAAGCCGGTGCTGTTGAAACGGGGAATGTCATCCACAATTGAAGAGTGGTTAATGGCGGCTGAGTATATTTTGGCGGCGGGAAATCCGAATGTAATTTTATGTGAGCGCGGTATTCGCACCTTTGACCGCCAGTACACCCGCAACACCCTAGATTTATCGGTAGTACCTGTATTGCGAAAACTCACACACCTGCCGATTATGATTGATCCTAGTCATGGTGTTGGCTGGGCTGAGTTTGTACCGGCTATGGCGATGGCTGCGATCGCATCTGGTACTGATTCTCTCATGATTGAAGTGCATCCCAACCCGAAAAAAGCTTTATCTGACGGGCCACAATCGTTGACACCAGAGCGTTTTGACCAGTTAATGCAAGAATTGGCTGTGGTTGGCAAAGCTGTAGGACGCTGGCCACAACCTGCAACCGCTTTGGCTTAA
- a CDS encoding site-specific integrase, whose translation MIEQRIKEANGRLKNNYCGLTIEQIGGRLYIRGTLPPKALLGKNKPYQQRISAANANADGVKIAERLAKKISVQIDAKTFDWADYLDLELAEDKKTIGELIVDFEKEYFLRRTKTFKTETTWNVEYVSVLKFLPQNDVLSIEILKDIIIQKSKPDTRSRKRFASTLTIFAKFAGLNADFSELSGNYSLSKRRPREIPSDKQIQDGFYLIQNDSWRWVYGIMSAYGLRNHEVFYVDLATLKPGKGITITDGKTGSRIVWPLHPEWFDVFELAFPKCPKIDLDRPNRVIGETVTRYFRRANIPFSPYDLRHAWAIRSLEYGIDISLAAKQMGHSLEVHSRLYHSWIDEKAHQRAFDLALSKRDRPLPP comes from the coding sequence ATGATAGAACAGCGAATTAAAGAAGCGAATGGACGCTTAAAAAACAACTACTGTGGACTAACAATTGAGCAAATCGGAGGACGGCTGTACATTCGGGGAACATTGCCTCCCAAGGCATTATTAGGCAAGAACAAACCTTATCAACAGAGGATATCAGCCGCCAATGCTAATGCTGATGGGGTAAAGATAGCAGAGAGACTGGCTAAGAAAATCAGCGTGCAAATCGACGCGAAAACATTTGATTGGGCTGATTACCTTGATTTGGAATTAGCTGAAGACAAGAAAACAATAGGAGAATTAATAGTTGATTTTGAAAAAGAATACTTTCTAAGAAGAACGAAGACATTTAAGACAGAAACGACTTGGAACGTTGAATATGTATCAGTTTTAAAATTTTTACCCCAAAATGATGTTTTAAGCATTGAAATTTTAAAAGATATAATTATTCAAAAATCAAAACCAGATACGCGGAGTAGAAAACGGTTTGCATCTACTCTGACCATTTTTGCCAAGTTCGCCGGACTGAACGCTGATTTTTCGGAATTATCAGGTAACTACTCATTATCTAAAAGACGACCCCGTGAGATTCCGAGCGATAAGCAAATCCAGGATGGTTTTTACTTGATTCAGAATGATTCTTGGCGATGGGTTTACGGGATTATGTCAGCTTATGGATTAAGGAATCATGAGGTTTTTTATGTTGACTTAGCGACCTTGAAACCGGGAAAAGGGATAACAATAACTGATGGTAAAACTGGCTCAAGAATTGTGTGGCCATTGCATCCTGAATGGTTTGATGTATTTGAACTAGCATTTCCTAAATGTCCAAAAATAGACCTTGATCGCCCCAATCGGGTAATAGGTGAAACTGTAACAAGATATTTTCGTCGGGCGAACATCCCCTTTTCACCTTATGACCTACGCCATGCTTGGGCGATACGCTCATTAGAATATGGAATTGATATTTCATTAGCAGCCAAGCAGATGGGACACTCCCTAGAGGTTCACAGCCGCTTGTACCATAGCTGGATAGACGAGAAAGCACACCAGAGGGCTTTTGATTTAGCCCTCAGTAAACGCGATCGCCCTCTGCCACCATGA
- a CDS encoding PAM68 family protein, whose translation MSAEESERSRLPFEPNKKRQKPVKVQKNPIKSNISTESASQKPPLTKEEMAIPKVVSQRMIRRVAFFCGVPTALGITTLVVSYLLATQAQIKIAPVAVLLVNMGLFGLGVLGITYGVLSASWDEERPGGLLGISEFSTNFGRMVTVWRETR comes from the coding sequence ATGTCTGCTGAAGAATCTGAACGCAGTCGTTTGCCTTTTGAACCGAACAAAAAACGCCAAAAACCTGTAAAAGTTCAAAAAAATCCCATCAAATCCAATATTTCCACAGAATCAGCCAGCCAGAAACCGCCATTGACAAAAGAAGAAATGGCTATTCCCAAAGTGGTGAGTCAGAGGATGATTCGGCGGGTGGCATTTTTTTGTGGTGTCCCCACAGCGTTAGGGATTACTACATTAGTAGTTAGCTATCTACTAGCGACACAAGCCCAGATCAAAATAGCTCCTGTTGCCGTCTTACTGGTTAATATGGGGCTATTTGGTTTAGGTGTGTTAGGCATTACTTACGGCGTTCTTTCAGCCTCTTGGGATGAAGAAAGGCCAGGAGGTTTACTCGGAATCAGTGAGTTTTCCACCAATTTCGGACGTATGGTAACGGTTTGGCGCGAAACTCGATAA
- the rpsO gene encoding 30S ribosomal protein S15, producing the protein MALTQQRKQEIISNFQVHETDTGSTDVQIAMLTERINRLSEHLQANKKDHSSRRGLLKLIGHRKRLLAYLQQENREKYQALIARLGIRG; encoded by the coding sequence ATGGCTCTGACGCAACAGCGCAAACAAGAAATAATTTCCAACTTCCAAGTTCACGAAACCGATACTGGTTCGACTGATGTCCAAATCGCAATGTTAACAGAGCGAATTAACCGCCTCAGCGAACACCTCCAAGCAAACAAAAAAGACCACTCTTCCCGCCGTGGTTTGCTTAAGCTGATTGGTCATCGTAAACGCCTGCTGGCTTATCTCCAGCAAGAAAATCGGGAAAAATATCAAGCTTTGATTGCTCGCCTTGGTATTCGTGGATAG
- a CDS encoding M42 family metallopeptidase, which produces MWDYEQLFKIIEELVMHHSPSGVEGEINQFLLQQFAALGVEVWSDRADNIIAKIPGKDSTRAIAITAHKDEIGAIVKTVGEAGKVEVRKLGGAFPWVYGEGVVDLLGDNETISGILSFGSRHVSHESPQKVQQEDTPVKWENAWIETKRTTAQLEAAGIRPGTRMVVGKHRKHPIRLNNHIASYTLDNKASVAILLGLAQTLKQPGCDVYLVASAKEEVGAIGALFFTQNQQLDALIALEICPLSPEYPIQDNESPVLLSQDAYGIYDETLNLQLCRAAKQLDITLQLTILSGFGSDASIAMKFGHVGRASCLAFPTQNTHGYEIAHLGAIANCINLLKGFCETFTE; this is translated from the coding sequence ATGTGGGATTACGAACAGTTATTTAAGATTATTGAAGAATTGGTGATGCACCATTCGCCTAGCGGTGTAGAGGGTGAGATTAACCAATTTTTACTCCAGCAATTTGCTGCCCTGGGAGTAGAAGTTTGGAGCGATCGCGCTGACAATATTATTGCTAAAATTCCAGGGAAAGACTCTACTAGAGCGATCGCTATTACCGCCCACAAAGATGAAATTGGCGCAATTGTCAAAACAGTTGGCGAAGCAGGTAAAGTAGAAGTCCGCAAGCTTGGCGGTGCTTTTCCTTGGGTTTATGGCGAAGGCGTGGTTGATTTATTAGGCGACAATGAAACTATCTCTGGTATTCTCAGCTTTGGTTCTCGCCATGTCTCTCACGAATCTCCGCAAAAAGTCCAACAAGAAGACACACCTGTAAAATGGGAAAATGCCTGGATTGAAACCAAGCGCACCACCGCCCAACTAGAAGCCGCAGGTATTCGACCAGGAACCAGAATGGTTGTTGGCAAACATCGCAAACATCCCATTCGCTTAAACAATCACATCGCCAGTTACACCTTAGATAATAAAGCTTCAGTTGCGATTTTGTTAGGTTTAGCGCAAACCCTGAAGCAACCAGGCTGTGATGTGTATTTAGTCGCCTCAGCCAAAGAAGAAGTCGGCGCAATTGGGGCGTTATTTTTTACCCAAAATCAGCAATTAGATGCGTTGATTGCTTTAGAAATTTGTCCCTTGTCTCCAGAATACCCCATACAGGATAATGAAAGTCCGGTGTTGCTGTCTCAAGATGCCTATGGCATATATGACGAAACCTTGAATTTGCAATTGTGCCGTGCTGCGAAGCAACTAGATATAACTTTACAATTAACTATTCTCAGTGGCTTTGGTAGTGATGCTTCCATTGCGATGAAATTTGGTCATGTCGGTCGTGCATCTTGTTTGGCATTTCCCACACAAAACACCCACGGTTATGAAATTGCTCATTTAGGTGCGATCGCTAACTGTATTAATCTATTAAAAGGCTTTTGCGAAACATTCACCGAATAA
- a CDS encoding phosphate/phosphite/phosphonate ABC transporter substrate-binding protein codes for MSELTKLRVISYLAPSWFGFYEAIVGYVGRILGVETQLQASQYDPLQDPTLLTNQLDLAFICGLPLVRYNQVAKNQLQPIVAPVLDAPRYQNHPVYFTDVIVNANSHLYSFADLAGKTLCYNDLGSNSGYNLLRHRLLQGQHPKNFFGQTIASGFHQRSIRWVVDGLADCAGIDSVVLEQELRDFPELSEHLRVIEVIGPCPIPPLVAAPHLDKSVIEQIQAALLQPDAELQIAMTKVGVKGFAAVDLSDYEAIATIYNTAIQAGYEVIGN; via the coding sequence GTGAGTGAACTAACAAAGCTGCGGGTCATATCTTACTTAGCGCCGAGTTGGTTTGGGTTTTATGAAGCAATTGTGGGTTATGTTGGTCGGATTTTGGGAGTCGAAACCCAACTACAAGCAAGTCAATATGACCCGCTACAAGACCCAACACTCTTAACAAACCAGCTAGATTTAGCGTTTATTTGTGGTTTACCTCTGGTCAGATATAATCAAGTAGCGAAAAATCAACTACAACCAATAGTTGCGCCAGTGCTGGATGCACCACGTTATCAAAACCATCCTGTTTACTTTACGGATGTGATTGTGAATGCAAATAGTCATCTGTATAGTTTTGCAGACTTGGCTGGTAAAACTCTGTGTTACAACGACCTCGGCTCTAATAGTGGCTATAATCTGCTCCGACATCGGTTATTACAAGGTCAACACCCAAAAAACTTTTTTGGACAGACCATAGCATCAGGATTTCACCAGCGTTCGATACGTTGGGTGGTGGATGGGCTTGCAGATTGCGCGGGGATTGATAGTGTAGTTTTGGAACAAGAACTACGAGATTTTCCTGAGTTATCTGAACATTTGCGAGTGATAGAAGTGATTGGCCCATGTCCGATACCGCCTTTAGTCGCTGCACCACATCTAGATAAATCAGTGATTGAGCAGATTCAAGCAGCCTTACTCCAACCTGATGCAGAACTTCAAATTGCTATGACCAAAGTTGGTGTCAAGGGTTTTGCGGCTGTGGATTTATCAGACTATGAGGCGATCGCTACAATCTACAATACTGCGATTCAGGCAGGTTATGAAGTAATTGGTAACTGA
- a CDS encoding S-layer homology domain-containing protein encodes MFLCKRPAALLSLAVLLTSLTACSNTPAAKNLENSLAADPQLQNNPVVFGETSKNEAPAQNTTTVQLPADFPKEIPLYTNATLQEVTPASNSNNQVSTRWLSSDPSNFITSFYRSQLQDNNWQISQQPTDDVGTFEARRNDLLVKVSIQPQSVTNPAPNQPQTATSIVIDYAPNSTNTAQSQPTTNNTPQAGDPQFIGPVAPNTTTPQLNTTPNNSTTTATTAVSQEFADLNKVPQELRQHIQDLAALGVLSVESPANKANTNNTNLFEPGKIITRRIYARWLVAANNAMYPNNSTKQIRLASESTQPAFSDVAKTDPDFAAIQGLAEAGLIPSTLSGDTTTVLFRPDAPLTREQMILWKVPLDTRQALPTANLNAVQQTWGFQDAGKIDPKALRAILADFQSAEQSNIRRVFGYTTLFQPKKPVTRAEAAAALWYFGTLGEGVSAADALKVKRSPA; translated from the coding sequence GTGTTTCTTTGCAAACGTCCAGCCGCCTTATTAAGCTTGGCTGTTTTACTTACTTCCCTAACAGCTTGTAGCAACACTCCAGCCGCTAAAAACCTGGAAAATTCTTTGGCGGCTGATCCCCAACTGCAAAACAACCCAGTTGTTTTTGGAGAAACTAGTAAAAACGAAGCACCAGCGCAAAATACAACAACAGTCCAGCTTCCTGCGGATTTTCCCAAAGAGATTCCCTTATATACTAATGCCACACTTCAGGAAGTTACACCTGCAAGTAATTCCAATAATCAAGTATCAACTCGTTGGCTGAGTTCTGACCCCAGCAATTTTATTACGAGCTTTTATCGTAGCCAGTTGCAAGATAATAACTGGCAAATTTCACAACAGCCAACTGATGATGTAGGTACTTTTGAAGCACGACGCAATGATTTGCTAGTCAAAGTATCTATCCAACCCCAATCTGTGACAAATCCTGCACCTAATCAACCACAAACAGCTACTAGCATAGTGATTGATTATGCGCCCAATAGTACCAATACTGCACAATCTCAGCCCACAACTAACAATACTCCCCAAGCTGGTGATCCGCAGTTTATTGGGCCAGTTGCACCTAACACTACAACTCCCCAACTCAACACTACACCCAATAATTCAACCACCACTGCAACTACAGCAGTATCTCAAGAATTTGCTGACCTCAACAAAGTACCACAAGAATTACGTCAACATATCCAAGATTTAGCCGCCTTGGGTGTGTTATCGGTGGAATCTCCCGCAAATAAGGCGAATACAAATAACACGAATTTATTTGAACCTGGTAAAATTATCACCCGCCGAATCTATGCGCGTTGGTTGGTTGCGGCTAATAATGCGATGTATCCGAACAATTCTACTAAGCAGATACGTTTGGCTAGTGAAAGTACGCAACCTGCTTTTAGTGATGTAGCAAAAACAGACCCAGATTTTGCCGCAATTCAGGGACTAGCTGAAGCTGGTTTAATTCCTAGTACCTTATCAGGAGATACAACCACAGTTTTGTTTCGTCCTGATGCACCTTTAACTAGGGAACAGATGATTTTATGGAAAGTGCCTTTGGATACTCGCCAAGCTTTACCCACGGCTAATTTAAATGCAGTTCAACAAACTTGGGGTTTCCAAGATGCTGGGAAAATCGACCCGAAGGCATTAAGGGCAATTTTGGCAGATTTCCAAAGTGCGGAACAATCAAATATTCGGCGAGTATTTGGTTATACGACGCTATTTCAACCGAAAAAACCTGTGACTCGTGCTGAGGCGGCGGCGGCTTTATGGTATTTTGGCACGCTAGGCGAGGGTGTATCGGCTGCTGATGCTTTGAAGGTGAAGCGATCGCCTGCCTGA
- a CDS encoding SGNH/GDSL hydrolase family protein yields the protein MKKQLLAAGFVVVSLVLPQKALAANFSQLYVFGDSLSDTGNVFNATGGTFPASPPYFNGRFSNGPLWLEYFGNQLGLNPALITDLNNGNPSQGINFAFGGSSSGLGNAVVRDAPLPGVLGQVGVFAQSLLANNQTADPNALYVVWGGANDFLFPNPDDSSIPVNNITQALSTLVSVGARNLLVFNLPDLGKLPGATVDNRVPASLTQSSNNFNFGLQATVAAFSQNPNLNVIPVDVNSLFNRAIASPAQFGFNNVTDSCLSRFDICRNDQTKFLFWDDFHPTTTAHQFIADTALAAIQAQEVPESSTTLGLLALGVVGGVGIRKRQQKKLAVTPANPVLDAQLSRIKVES from the coding sequence ATGAAAAAACAATTGTTGGCGGCTGGCTTTGTCGTTGTATCTTTGGTGTTGCCGCAGAAAGCTTTGGCTGCGAATTTTAGCCAGCTTTATGTATTTGGTGATAGCTTATCGGATACAGGTAATGTTTTCAATGCCACGGGTGGTACTTTTCCAGCAAGTCCGCCTTACTTTAATGGCCGTTTCTCTAATGGCCCTTTGTGGTTGGAATATTTTGGTAATCAGTTAGGATTAAACCCTGCTTTAATCACCGATTTGAATAATGGTAATCCCAGCCAAGGTATTAACTTTGCCTTTGGTGGTTCTTCGTCTGGTTTGGGTAATGCGGTTGTGAGAGATGCACCATTACCGGGAGTTTTAGGACAAGTAGGTGTATTTGCTCAGTCTTTATTGGCTAATAACCAAACTGCTGACCCAAATGCACTGTATGTTGTGTGGGGTGGTGCTAATGACTTTCTATTCCCTAATCCCGACGACTCATCAATACCAGTTAATAACATTACTCAGGCATTAAGTACCCTGGTGAGTGTGGGTGCAAGAAATCTTTTAGTGTTTAACTTGCCCGATTTAGGCAAGCTTCCAGGCGCTACTGTAGATAATCGAGTTCCGGCTAGTCTGACGCAATCAAGCAATAATTTTAATTTTGGCTTGCAAGCAACTGTCGCTGCTTTCAGTCAAAATCCCAATCTGAATGTTATTCCTGTGGATGTCAATTCTTTATTTAATCGGGCGATCGCATCTCCAGCGCAATTCGGGTTTAATAATGTTACTGACTCTTGCTTATCTCGGTTTGATATCTGCCGAAACGACCAAACTAAGTTTTTGTTTTGGGACGATTTTCACCCAACTACCACGGCGCATCAATTTATCGCAGATACCGCACTAGCCGCCATCCAAGCACAGGAAGTCCCCGAATCTTCTACAACTTTAGGATTATTGGCGCTTGGTGTTGTGGGTGGAGTTGGAATACGCAAGCGCCAACAAAAAAAGCTGGCTGTCACTCCAGCAAATCCGGTTCTTGACGCACAATTATCTCGTATAAAGGTTGAAAGCTAA
- a CDS encoding heme NO-binding domain-containing protein, whose translation MYGLVNKAIQDMICECHGEDIWETIKYKAGLEDIDFFIGMDGYSDDVTYSLVEAACEVLSMPAQEILIAFGEYWVNYTAKEGYGELLDSAGSSLPQFIENLDNLHARVGLSFSQLSPPSFECEHTSEQSMNLHYQSTRQGLAPMVIGLLHGLGKRFHTDIDITQISFREQGDAHDTFAIKYTDTQSDDK comes from the coding sequence ATGTACGGACTAGTGAACAAAGCAATTCAAGATATGATTTGTGAGTGCCACGGAGAGGATATTTGGGAAACTATTAAATACAAGGCGGGACTGGAAGATATTGACTTTTTTATTGGTATGGATGGTTATTCCGACGATGTTACCTATAGTTTGGTTGAAGCGGCTTGTGAGGTCTTGAGTATGCCTGCACAGGAAATTTTGATAGCTTTTGGAGAATATTGGGTTAACTATACTGCCAAAGAAGGCTATGGAGAACTTTTAGATAGTGCTGGAAGTTCCTTACCCCAGTTTATCGAGAATTTGGATAATCTCCATGCGAGGGTAGGTTTAAGTTTTTCTCAACTTAGTCCCCCATCTTTTGAGTGTGAACACACCAGTGAACAATCCATGAATCTCCACTACCAATCTACTCGGCAAGGATTAGCACCGATGGTGATTGGTTTACTGCATGGATTAGGAAAACGTTTTCATACAGATATAGATATTACTCAAATAAGTTTTCGTGAACAAGGAGATGCTCACGATACCTTTGCTATTAAATACACAGATACGCAATCTGATGACAAATAA
- a CDS encoding class II aldolase/adducin family protein, with translation MQTISVQKPNAPEPPKFTSITEERLHRKQRLAAALRLFSRYGFDEGIAGHITARDPETPEHFWVNPFGMHFGLIRVSDLILVNQEGEVIIGDRPVNRAAFAIHSQIHAARPDVVAAAHAHSIYGKSWSSLGRLLDPLTQDACAFYQDHSLFDDYTGVVLDPQEGQRIAQTLGTNKAIILKNHGLLTVGHSVDEAAWWFTTMERSCQAQLLAEAAGKPSPIKHEYAEIAHTQVGSHNLGWFSFQPLYEIIVRQEPDLLE, from the coding sequence ATGCAAACAATATCTGTACAAAAACCAAACGCACCTGAACCACCAAAATTTACTTCTATTACCGAAGAACGCCTACACCGGAAACAAAGACTAGCCGCCGCCTTGCGGTTATTTTCCCGCTATGGCTTTGATGAGGGAATTGCAGGTCATATCACAGCACGCGACCCGGAAACGCCGGAACACTTTTGGGTGAATCCTTTTGGAATGCACTTTGGTTTAATTCGCGTCAGTGACCTAATTTTAGTCAATCAAGAAGGTGAGGTAATTATAGGCGATCGCCCAGTGAATCGGGCTGCGTTTGCCATTCATTCCCAAATTCATGCAGCTAGACCAGATGTCGTCGCCGCCGCCCATGCTCATTCTATCTATGGTAAAAGCTGGTCAAGCCTTGGTCGCTTGCTTGACCCCCTGACTCAAGATGCTTGTGCTTTTTACCAAGACCACAGCTTATTTGATGACTATACAGGTGTAGTGCTTGACCCGCAGGAAGGACAGCGCATTGCCCAAACCCTGGGGACAAACAAAGCCATTATCCTGAAAAACCACGGTTTACTTACTGTTGGTCACTCAGTCGATGAAGCTGCTTGGTGGTTCACCACAATGGAGCGTTCTTGTCAAGCACAATTATTAGCTGAGGCTGCGGGTAAACCTAGCCCGATTAAACATGAGTATGCAGAGATAGCACATACTCAAGTTGGTTCGCATAATTTAGGTTGGTTTAGCTTTCAACCTTTATACGAGATAATTGTGCGTCAAGAACCGGATTTGCTGGAGTGA